The following nucleotide sequence is from Syntrophorhabdales bacterium.
CTGGGGTTAAAGGGAACGGGCAATAGTCCGAAGTTCAAGACCGCCCGAGTTACCAAGGGGAACATACGCGCAACGGTAACAGCCACAGGCACGATGAATGCGGTGATCACCGTTCTCGTGGGTACGCAAGTTTCGGGAATGGTGAAAAAACTGCATGCTGATTTCAACTCGCCCGTGAAAGCGGGGCAGGTGATAGCCGAGATAGATCCTGCCACCTTCGAGGCGCAGGTTGACAATATGAAGGCTAATCTCCTTCAGGCAAGAGCAATGGTCCAGAAAGATAAAGCGACTCTCGCAGAAACCACAAGAGTCAGAGACCGGAACAGGCAACTCTTTGCGAGGAACCTCATAGCGAGGGCCGATCTCGACACGTCGGAAGCTAACCACGACGTGGCCGAAGCACAGCTGCAGTACGACACGGCGCAGGTAAGCCAGGTTGAAGCGCAGCTGCGCCTTGCCGAAACCAACCTGCGGTACACGAAAATAGTTTCTCCCGTTGATGGGACGGTCGTATCGAGAAACGTCGATGTGGGACAAACTGTGGCCGCAAGCTTTCAGACACCGACTCTTTTTACGATAGCCCGGGATCTCACGAAGATGCAGGTTGACACGAATGTCGACGAGGCAGATGTGGGCAGAGTGGCTCTCGGCCAGATGGTAGAATTCAGCGTTGACGCTTATCCTGACAGGATCTTTCGGGGGACCGTTTCTCAGATACGCATTGCCCCCATCACCGTTCAGAATGTGGTCACGTACGATGTGGTGATCACCGTGGATAACCAGGATTTGAAGTTGAAACCGGGTATGACCGCCAATGTGTCGATCATCGTGGCGAACAAGAGTGATGTGCTGAAAATACCCAACGCAGCGCTGCGTTTCAGGCCTTCGGATAAGGAGCTGGGTAAATCAGCTGCTGAGGTAGCCACGAAAGAAGGTGGAAGACAGGCAGGAGCAGCCGGCGCAGGAGGTGGGCCCCGCAGCGCAGGCGCTGCACAAAGCGGGCAAGTGGCCGTGAAGCAGTCAGGCCAGAGAAGCTACGCTGTCTGGATGCTGGAGCAGGGCGTACTGAAGCGCGTTCCCGTGTCGGTTGGCATATCGGACGGCATGTTCACAGAAGTCGTGAGCGGAGATTTGAAAGAGGGGCAAGACATCATTGTTGAATCCCTGAATACGTCCAAGAAGAACAACACGACGCCGCAATCCGGTCCGCCCAGGTTCATTCGTTAAATGCGACTCATTGAATCAAGAGAAGTGAGGAAGATCTACAGCCTGGGCGACGTGGAAGTGAGGGCACTCGACGGGGTCTCACTTTCCATTGAGAAGGGAGAGTTCCTGGCCATAATGGGTCCCTCGGGTTCGGGCAAATCTACATTTATGAATATCATCGGTTGTCTCGATATCCCGACCGAAGGAGAATATCTTCTCGAAGAGGTTGACGTGGGCAGGCTCAGTAGAGACGAACTGGCGCACATACGGAATCAAAAGATAGGCTTCGTGTTCCAGGGATTTAACCTCCTGCCCAGAACCACAGCGCTCGAGAACGTGGAGCTTCCGCTTCTTTATAATGGTGTCCCGGTGAAGGAAAGACACCAGAAGGCTCTTGCCGCCTTGCGCACGGTAGGGCTGGAAGGAAGAGAGCATCATCATCCCAATCAGCTCTCCGGAGGGCAGCAGCAGAGAGTGGCCATTGCGCGGGCAATTGTGAACGAGGCTCCGATCATCCTGGCTGATGAGCCTACCGGCAACCTTGATACCAGGACGAGCCAGGAGATCATGGAGCTCTTCCAAAAACTGAACAGTGAGTCGGCCATCACCGTTATCCTGGTGACGCACGAACAGGACATAGCAGCGTACAGCCGGCGGGTAATAAGGTTTCTTGACGGGCACGTGGTGAGTGACGAGAAGGGTTCGGGCAAGGCGGGAATTCAACATTGAAGAGCATGTTGCGGGTTGCGAGTTGCGGATTACGAATAGGTGTCCCTGGTTCCGAGTTTTTGGTTACGAGCTCTAACTCGTTAAGCCGTAACAGGTCCTTGTCTGTAACTCGCAACAGGTTTCAGTTATGATCAACATCCCCTGGACGACCCGGATAGCTCTGCGTGCCCTGCGCGTAAATAAGATGCGTTCCGCACTAACAATGCTTGGTATCATCATAGGGGTGGGCGCTGTTATTGCTATGCTTGCCGTGGGTACCGGGGCGAGCCAGCAGATAGCGGATCAGATATCGAGCATGGGCAGTAATCTCCTTATTGTTTCGCCAGGAAGTCAGACGTCGGGCGGTGTGCGGATGGGCTTTGGGAGCCAGCAGACACTTACCTTGAACGACTCGGACGCCATCCTGAGAGAATGTCCTGCGGTGCAGGAAGTTGCGCCCATTCTCAATGGCGTGGCGCAGATAGTGTTCGGTAATCTGAACTGGTCCACCAGCGTGTATGGGACGTCGCCAGGCATCCTTGCAGTGAGAGACTGGTCCCTTGCATCCGGCAGGCCCATGACCGATGACGACGTGAGAAGTGCAACCAAGGTTGCTATCCTCGGCCAGACGATAGTTGAAAATCTTTTTGGGGGCATTGACCCTATCGACCAGGTCATCAGAATAAAAAAGATCCCCTTCAGGGTGATCGGCGTGCTGTCGGAAAAGGGGCAATCGATGACGGGGCAGGATCAGGACGACACCATCTTTGTGCCTGTCACGACCGCCCAAAAGAAACTTTTCGGAACTGCCTTCGCGGGCATGGTGAGGATGATCACGGTAAAAGCAAGAAGCTTCGAGGATCTTGAAAACGCGGAAAACCAGATAAGAGATTTGCTGAGGCAGCGGCATCACATAAGCGCACGACAGGATGAGGATTTTACCATACGGAACCTTACGCAGATGATGCAGGTGACTGAGCAATCGACACGCGTGATGACTCTTCTCCTTGGCGC
It contains:
- a CDS encoding efflux RND transporter periplasmic adaptor subunit, which gives rise to MMKKKVLILVAVLLVLGGGLFLGLKGTGNSPKFKTARVTKGNIRATVTATGTMNAVITVLVGTQVSGMVKKLHADFNSPVKAGQVIAEIDPATFEAQVDNMKANLLQARAMVQKDKATLAETTRVRDRNRQLFARNLIARADLDTSEANHDVAEAQLQYDTAQVSQVEAQLRLAETNLRYTKIVSPVDGTVVSRNVDVGQTVAASFQTPTLFTIARDLTKMQVDTNVDEADVGRVALGQMVEFSVDAYPDRIFRGTVSQIRIAPITVQNVVTYDVVITVDNQDLKLKPGMTANVSIIVANKSDVLKIPNAALRFRPSDKELGKSAAEVATKEGGRQAGAAGAGGGPRSAGAAQSGQVAVKQSGQRSYAVWMLEQGVLKRVPVSVGISDGMFTEVVSGDLKEGQDIIVESLNTSKKNNTTPQSGPPRFIR
- a CDS encoding ABC transporter ATP-binding protein; amino-acid sequence: MRLIESREVRKIYSLGDVEVRALDGVSLSIEKGEFLAIMGPSGSGKSTFMNIIGCLDIPTEGEYLLEEVDVGRLSRDELAHIRNQKIGFVFQGFNLLPRTTALENVELPLLYNGVPVKERHQKALAALRTVGLEGREHHHPNQLSGGQQQRVAIARAIVNEAPIILADEPTGNLDTRTSQEIMELFQKLNSESAITVILVTHEQDIAAYSRRVIRFLDGHVVSDEKGSGKAGIQH
- a CDS encoding ABC transporter permease, with protein sequence MINIPWTTRIALRALRVNKMRSALTMLGIIIGVGAVIAMLAVGTGASQQIADQISSMGSNLLIVSPGSQTSGGVRMGFGSQQTLTLNDSDAILRECPAVQEVAPILNGVAQIVFGNLNWSTSVYGTSPGILAVRDWSLASGRPMTDDDVRSATKVAILGQTIVENLFGGIDPIDQVIRIKKIPFRVIGVLSEKGQSMTGQDQDDTIFVPVTTAQKKLFGTAFAGMVRMITVKARSFEDLENAENQIRDLLRQRHHISARQDEDFTIRNLTQMMQVTEQSTRVMTLLLGAIASVSLLVGGIGIMNIMLVSVTERTREIGIRMAIGAKTWDIRLQFIMEAVILSLIGGFVGVLAGLSGSEVISLAAGWRTVVSMPSVFVAFVFSGMVGIFFGFYPAYKASLLNPIDALRYE